The Halogranum gelatinilyticum genome includes a window with the following:
- a CDS encoding DMT family transporter has protein sequence MVSRRALGFFALASVFFGGTFVAAKAGLEFFPPLLFVALRFDVAAAVLAVYVVATTPRSDLLPKTRGDLLGILATGGLAIGLANALLFVGQQYASSGVGAIVFSLNPILTPVFAALLLADERLSARGALGMAIGLVGVALVIDPNPANLLGGDAFGKAILFAGAASGALGSVLIRWADGDLSSTVRTAWALPVSALMTHAFSWGAGESAAAISWTPGAFLALGYVGIFAGAIAYIAYFGLLDEVGAIQGNLVFYVVPVVATLGGAALLGESVSTLTLVGFATIFAGFAVLGSESIETEVERVWKLMVAREASTESV, from the coding sequence GTGGTGAGCCGGCGCGCGCTCGGCTTCTTCGCGCTCGCCAGTGTCTTCTTCGGCGGGACGTTCGTGGCGGCGAAGGCGGGCCTGGAGTTCTTCCCGCCGCTCCTGTTCGTCGCGCTGCGGTTCGACGTCGCCGCGGCCGTCTTGGCCGTGTACGTCGTCGCCACGACGCCGCGGAGCGACCTGCTTCCCAAGACGCGCGGCGACCTCCTCGGCATCCTCGCAACCGGCGGCCTCGCCATCGGTCTCGCGAACGCCCTGCTGTTCGTCGGCCAGCAGTACGCCTCCAGTGGCGTGGGGGCCATCGTCTTCAGCCTCAACCCCATCCTGACGCCCGTCTTCGCGGCCCTCCTCCTCGCCGACGAGCGGCTCTCGGCCCGTGGCGCGCTCGGCATGGCTATCGGTCTCGTCGGCGTCGCGCTCGTCATCGACCCGAACCCGGCGAACCTCCTCGGCGGCGACGCGTTCGGGAAGGCAATCCTCTTCGCCGGTGCCGCGAGTGGCGCGCTCGGCAGCGTCCTCATCCGCTGGGCCGACGGCGACCTGTCGAGTACGGTTCGGACAGCGTGGGCACTGCCGGTCAGCGCGCTCATGACCCACGCGTTCAGTTGGGGTGCGGGCGAGTCTGCGGCGGCCATCTCGTGGACGCCCGGCGCGTTCCTCGCGCTCGGCTACGTGGGTATCTTCGCTGGGGCCATCGCCTACATCGCCTACTTCGGCCTGCTCGACGAGGTCGGCGCGATTCAGGGGAACCTCGTGTTCTACGTCGTCCCCGTCGTCGCGACCCTCGGCGGCGCGGCACTGCTCGGCGAGTCGGTGTCGACGCTGACGCTCGTCGGCTTCGCGACCATCTTCGCCGGCTTCGCAGTGCTCGGTAGCGAGTCCATCGAGACCGAAGTCGAGCGCGTGTGGAAACTCATGGTGGCGCGCGAGGCGTCGACCGAATCGGTCTGA
- a CDS encoding type II toxin-antitoxin system VapC family toxin, whose amino-acid sequence MYAETDFLLALIKDDDWLGDAAETVYRDHRDELWTSQFTLIELLMVAYREGRDTERVVTNAAALLDVRGDVDTVVTAATYVEDHGFTPFDALHLVEADGDTIVSSDETYESFAPRLDLKAVGDESDSQS is encoded by the coding sequence ATGTACGCAGAGACGGACTTCCTCCTGGCACTCATCAAGGACGACGACTGGCTCGGCGACGCCGCAGAGACCGTCTACCGCGACCACAGAGACGAGCTGTGGACGTCTCAGTTCACACTCATCGAACTCCTGATGGTCGCCTACCGTGAGGGGCGAGATACCGAGCGAGTCGTCACGAACGCGGCTGCGTTACTCGACGTACGAGGCGACGTGGATACCGTCGTCACGGCCGCAACGTACGTCGAAGACCACGGCTTTACGCCGTTCGACGCGCTTCACCTCGTCGAAGCCGACGGGGACACGATCGTGTCGAGCGACGAGACGTACGAATCGTTCGCGCCGCGACTCGACCTGAAGGCGGTCGGGGACGAGTCGGATTCTCAGTCCTGA
- a CDS encoding AbrB/MazE/SpoVT family DNA-binding domain-containing protein — translation MSEATLDGRGRLTLPKEVRERYGERYHIVQLHDGIKLIPIEDDPLDALRSEFADVEKSAEELRQDARDAVLDEAGR, via the coding sequence ATGTCCGAAGCGACCCTGGACGGCCGCGGTCGTCTCACGCTCCCCAAAGAGGTCCGTGAACGGTACGGCGAACGCTACCACATCGTCCAACTCCACGACGGTATCAAACTGATTCCGATCGAGGACGACCCGCTCGATGCCCTCCGTTCGGAGTTCGCGGACGTCGAGAAGTCGGCGGAGGAACTCCGCCAAGACGCACGCGACGCAGTGCTCGACGAGGCTGGCCGCTGA